A window of Nitrospirae bacterium YQR-1 genomic DNA:
TGGTATTTTGTCACAAAAACACATTAAAAGCAAAATAATTATCCGTCAATCCCTTAATTATTTATGACAATCCTGTTATAATGTTCTGTGGACGAAAACGAGATTGCTCTGCTGAGAGCCGCCAATGTTGCCGGCAATGTGATTGAACATTGCCTGAGTGTTAAGGAAAAGGCAGTGGAGATTGCCGGCAGAGTTAAAATCTATGTCAACTCTGAGATTATCAGAGTGGGGGCTCTCCTTCATGATATTGGTAGAGGGAAAACACATGGATTAGACCATGCGTTTGTGGGTGCTGAAATGGCCAAAGAGCTAGGATTACAAGCCGAGATTGTAAAAATAATTCAACGGCACATAGGGGCAGGATTACCGAAAGAGGAGGCCGTATCGCTTGGACTTCCACCATGTAATTACATCCCCGAAACACCTGCAGAAAAAATTGTATCCTATGCCGATAATCTCACAACAGGCAGCAAAATCGTGGATTTCGAAGCCGCCCTTGCAAGATTTAAAAAAATCCTCGGACAGGACCACCCCGCAATTATGCGTTTTATCTTACAACACAGAGAAATAACATCATGGATGGAAAAATAGCGGCGATGTCGGCTTACAGAAAAATTGTGGCTCTTACAAAACCCTACTGGGGGCAGACCTTTCTTGCCCTCTCCTTCGGGCTTATGGTCTCCGCTGTTATGGGTGCAATCGCATGGCTTGTCAAACCTGCTCTTGATATTGTGTTCGTACAAAAAAACTATGAATATCTTAAGTACTTTCCCATAGCCGTTATTATGCTTTTTACAATTAAGGGGATATTGCATTTTTTTCAACAGTACCTTATGAAGCGCGCAGGGTTATCCCTGATACGAGACACTCAAAACAAGCTGCATAACCATATCCTCTACATGCCGGTTAAGTATTTCGACAAGGAGGCCTCCGGCATTTTAATGTCGCGGGTAATTAACGATGTTGATAAAATAAGCGCCATATTTGCCGAGGTGCTGAGGGCTGCAATCATCGAGATACCTAAAATATTTGTCCTGATGGGTATAGCTTTTTACAGAAAATGGGATGTAACTCTTGTTAATCTGCTGCTTGTGCCGATATTTGCCTATAGTGCCAAAAAAATCGGCAAAAAAGTAAAACAGCGCAGCCATGAGGCTCAAAAGAGCGTTTCATATCTGACCCACAGGCTTTCAGAGTCTATTACCGGAAACAGAGTTATCAAAGTCTTTAACCGTCAACCTCTCAGAAATGAAAAATACATAGCAGACAACAATAAGGTCTTCCGGGATAATGTTAAAGCAATCAGACTTAAGGAACTGAATAAACTGGTAATTGACACAATGACCGGTATTGCCATAGGGTTTGTTCTGATATACGGAGGCAGACAGGTAGTGGCAGGGAGTGTGACTCCTGGAGACTTTGCCTCCATTCTGACCGCTATATACCTGGTATTTAGTCCGGTTAAACAAGTCGGGGAATCCTACACGACTCTTCAGGGCATAAGAGCATCGCTTGAGCGCATTGACCACGTATTTGACACTGCGGCGGAGGAAAACGGCAATATTAAAATCAACGGTTTTAAGGAAAACATTACTTTTGAAAATGTATCTTTTAAATATGTCAACGAACATCAGTATATCCTGAAAAACATAAACCTCACTATCAGGCAGGGGGAGGTAATAGCACTTGTGGGGCCTAGTGGTGCCGGTAAGACCTCACTCATACACCTTATCCCGAAATTTTATAAACCCACAGAGGGGCGGATTACCATTGACGGGACCGACATTGCAGATTTGGACATTGCCTCTTTGAGAGAGTTGATAGGGATTGTAAGCCAGGATATACTGCTTTTTAATGAAACCATAAGAGAGAACATTTTATTTGGAAAGCCGGAGGCTACGGAGGAAGAGATAAAAACGGCGGCAACCCTGGCTTATGCCGATGAATTTATAGACAAACTACCGGAGGGTTATGAAAGCATTCTTGGCGACCGCGGTCTAAACCTCTCGGGAGGACAAAGGCAGCGCATTGCAATAGCGCGGGCGGTGCTTAAAAATCCGCCGATTTTAATACTTGATGAGGCAACATCGTCTCTTGATTCCGTTTCGGAATCTTTGGTTCAAAAGGCCCTTGAGACTCTTATGAAAGACAGAACTACCATAGTGGTGGCCCACAGACTTTCCACAATAAAAAACTCCGACAGAATAGCAGTTATCAAAGACGGTGAAATTGTAGGGGCCGGAACACACGAAACCCTGTTACAATCTAACGATGCCTATCAAACCCTATACAGTACGTTTGCACTGTCATAATATATATTCTCATTAGAGCAATAAATTTTTTCTAAAAAGAAATCCGGCAATAAAATATTTAAACCATATTTGGTATAATATAGAGATTGTGTGAAAAACCTGAGTATGTTAAAATGAAAACGATGAAAGGACTGTGGCTTAAATGAAAGCTCTTATATTAAGCGGTGGACAGGGCACAAGGTTGCGTCCTCTGACTCACACTATAGCAAAGCAACTCGTCCCGGTAGCCGGAAAACCGATACTGTGGTATGTGTTAAACCACATATCCGAAGCACGGATTAAAAATACCGGTGTTATTATCTCCCCTGAGACCGGCCAAAACGTTAAGGACTATATACAGGATGGAGCGCAGTGGGGACTAAAACCCCGCTTTATTGTGCAGAAAAAACCTGCCGGCCTTGCACATGCTGTTTTAACGGCCAGGAATTTTCTCGGAAACGATGACTTTGTTATGTATTTAGGTGATAATCTTCTCAGTGAGGGAGTAAAGAACGCAATAGAGCGGTTTAAGAAGAAAAAACCAGAGGCTCTGATATTTCTTAAACGTGTTGAAGACCCTAAACGCTTTGGAGTGGCACGGCTTGATAAAGAGGGCAAGGTGGTGGAGCTGATAGAAAAGCCTGAAAACCCTCCCTCTAATTTAGCCCTTGTCGGTGTCTATATATTTACAAATAAAATTTTTGATGCAATAGCAAGGATAAAACCCTCAAAAAGGGGCGAGCTTGAAATTACCGATGCCATTCAGGAGTTAATCAATATGGGATATGCCGTGGATAGCCAGGTACTGGAGAGCTGGTGGCTTGACACAGGTAAAAAGGACGATCTCCTTGAGGCCAACACCATAGTGCTGGATGAGTACATAAAACATGACATTGCAGGCGTGGTTGATGCGCTTAGCCGTATAACCGGAAGGGTTACGATAGAGGAAGGCACGGTGATAATAAACAGCCATATGCGAGGTCCCATTAAAATAGGGAGAAATGCACGAATTGAGAACTCCTTTATCGGCCCGCACACAAGCATAGGGGATGAGACTACTATAAGAGACTCAGCCATTGAGCACTCTGTAATACTCAGTAATTCCTCTATAGAGGGTATAGAACGCCTTGAGGACAGCCTGATAGGGCGTAATGCGAGGGTTTTCAAGAATACGTACAGACATACGGCGCTTAGGCTTATGATTAGCGACGATACCGTGGTGGAGGTTTAAATGTATAAGGAAGGAAATATTGAAGGGGTTATTATTAAAGATTTGAAGTTTTTTAACGATGCCCGCGGCTGGCTTGCCGAACTTTACAGGGTTGACGAACTACCCGGGGAGCTTGTTCCCGTAATGTCATACATTTCCATGACTAAACCAGGTATTGCCCGCGGCCCTCATGAACATGTTGACCAAACTGATCTCTTTATTTTTCTGAGTAATTTCACGCTTTATCTTTGGGACAGAAGGGAAAACTCTCCGACTTATAAAAATAGAATCGTACTGCGGGACTCAAAAAACAAGATAGTAACCGTGCCTCCCGGAGTAGTGCACGCATACAAAAATGCCGACACCGTGGATGGTATGGTCATAAACCTTCCCGACAGACTATATGCTGGAGAAGGTAAAAAGGAACCGGTGGATGAAATACGCTGGGAAAATGACAACACATCACCGTATCAATTTGATTAAGGGGGCCATATAATGAAAATTCTCGTAACCGGCGGCTGTGGTTTTATCGGGTCCAACTTTATCAGGCATATGCTTGGAAAGTACTCCGATTATGAGATTATAAATCTCGATGCGCTAACCTATGCCGGCAATATGGATAACCTTAAGGATTTAGATAACAAGCGTCTGCGCACAGTCACAGACTCAATTGTAAATGAAGAAGTTGTCGGCACACTAATCAAAGAGGTGGATGCGGTGGTTGACTTTGCCGCCGAGAGCCACGTTGACCGCTCAATAGCCAATGCAAAACCATTTCTGCAAACTAACATCATCGGGCTGCAAACTCTTCTTGACGCTGCCATGAAAGCCCCAAACATTAAGCGCTTTGTGCATCTGTCAACTGATGAGGTTTACGGCAGCCTTGAGACACATGACGGTAAGTTTACGGAAACCACCCCGCTTGACCCAAGGTCTCCGTACTCTGCGTCAAAGGCGGCAGGGGATTTGATCCTTCAGGCATGTAACAAAACCTACGGCTATGGCGCAATACTGGTAAGACCCTCTAACAACTACGGCCCGTACCAGTTTCCGGAAAAGCTAATTCCTCTTATGATAACAAACCTGATGGAGGGTGGTTCGGTCCCTGTATATGGCAAGGGTGAAAACGTCAGGGACTGGCTCTTTGTTTTAGATAACTGTGCCGCCATTGATACCATCCTTCACAATGGAAAAGACGGTGAGGTTTATAACGTTGGCGGGGATTGTGAGCGCAAAAATATAGATATTGTAAAAACCACGCTCGGTTTAATGGGTAAGAACGAATCTCATATAAAGTACG
This region includes:
- a CDS encoding TIGR00295 family protein, with product MDENEIALLRAANVAGNVIEHCLSVKEKAVEIAGRVKIYVNSEIIRVGALLHDIGRGKTHGLDHAFVGAEMAKELGLQAEIVKIIQRHIGAGLPKEEAVSLGLPPCNYIPETPAEKIVSYADNLTTGSKIVDFEAALARFKKILGQDHPAIMRFILQHREITSWMEK
- a CDS encoding ABC transporter ATP-binding protein/permease, with the protein product MDGKIAAMSAYRKIVALTKPYWGQTFLALSFGLMVSAVMGAIAWLVKPALDIVFVQKNYEYLKYFPIAVIMLFTIKGILHFFQQYLMKRAGLSLIRDTQNKLHNHILYMPVKYFDKEASGILMSRVINDVDKISAIFAEVLRAAIIEIPKIFVLMGIAFYRKWDVTLVNLLLVPIFAYSAKKIGKKVKQRSHEAQKSVSYLTHRLSESITGNRVIKVFNRQPLRNEKYIADNNKVFRDNVKAIRLKELNKLVIDTMTGIAIGFVLIYGGRQVVAGSVTPGDFASILTAIYLVFSPVKQVGESYTTLQGIRASLERIDHVFDTAAEENGNIKINGFKENITFENVSFKYVNEHQYILKNINLTIRQGEVIALVGPSGAGKTSLIHLIPKFYKPTEGRITIDGTDIADLDIASLRELIGIVSQDILLFNETIRENILFGKPEATEEEIKTAATLAYADEFIDKLPEGYESILGDRGLNLSGGQRQRIAIARAVLKNPPILILDEATSSLDSVSESLVQKALETLMKDRTTIVVAHRLSTIKNSDRIAVIKDGEIVGAGTHETLLQSNDAYQTLYSTFALS
- a CDS encoding glucose-1-phosphate thymidylyltransferase, whose product is MKALILSGGQGTRLRPLTHTIAKQLVPVAGKPILWYVLNHISEARIKNTGVIISPETGQNVKDYIQDGAQWGLKPRFIVQKKPAGLAHAVLTARNFLGNDDFVMYLGDNLLSEGVKNAIERFKKKKPEALIFLKRVEDPKRFGVARLDKEGKVVELIEKPENPPSNLALVGVYIFTNKIFDAIARIKPSKRGELEITDAIQELINMGYAVDSQVLESWWLDTGKKDDLLEANTIVLDEYIKHDIAGVVDALSRITGRVTIEEGTVIINSHMRGPIKIGRNARIENSFIGPHTSIGDETTIRDSAIEHSVILSNSSIEGIERLEDSLIGRNARVFKNTYRHTALRLMISDDTVVEV
- a CDS encoding dTDP-4-dehydrorhamnose 3,5-epimerase family protein; the protein is MYKEGNIEGVIIKDLKFFNDARGWLAELYRVDELPGELVPVMSYISMTKPGIARGPHEHVDQTDLFIFLSNFTLYLWDRRENSPTYKNRIVLRDSKNKIVTVPPGVVHAYKNADTVDGMVINLPDRLYAGEGKKEPVDEIRWENDNTSPYQFD
- the rfbB gene encoding dTDP-glucose 4,6-dehydratase, which codes for MKILVTGGCGFIGSNFIRHMLGKYSDYEIINLDALTYAGNMDNLKDLDNKRLRTVTDSIVNEEVVGTLIKEVDAVVDFAAESHVDRSIANAKPFLQTNIIGLQTLLDAAMKAPNIKRFVHLSTDEVYGSLETHDGKFTETTPLDPRSPYSASKAAGDLILQACNKTYGYGAILVRPSNNYGPYQFPEKLIPLMITNLMEGGSVPVYGKGENVRDWLFVLDNCAAIDTILHNGKDGEVYNVGGDCERKNIDIVKTTLGLMGKNESHIKYVTDRPGHDFRYALDNTKITAELGWKPSVKFEEGIEKTIEWYKGNQWWWQPLKSRLSHESGGFWK